DNA from Musa acuminata AAA Group cultivar baxijiao chromosome BXJ1-5, Cavendish_Baxijiao_AAA, whole genome shotgun sequence:
CTAGATAATATATTCGCGCCACAGCTTCTTTTTCTTTCAAGTAAAGAAGAGAAAATTAATCGAGTTCACCACCAtcgttgctctctctctctctctctctctctccggatCGCCCAAGCCCATTACAGTAATCGACTACTCTAGTTTTACTGTGTAAGCCATCAAGACACGAACAATCTTCCTTGTGTGTAGAGCGACATCGGAGGCTGGCTTGCTTCAATGGGATTTTTGCTGCCAGCCAGCGTACAGCTGATGGTCGGTCTGGTAGTAGACAACATCTCCCTCGTCGCTGACAAAGTGATCGACTCTTAGACTCCTGAGCAGAACGCCAAAGAGGTGGAGTGGAAGAGGCCCAGATTTCTCTGGTTCTCGGTAATACTTGCCGAGTACAGGCTTAGCAGCCTTTGTCTGGAACAGAAGAGTGGAAGAACATGTTAGTGCACAGATTACATCGTCATGGATCGAGGAGAGAGGGAAATGGATTAGGAGCGTGACTGTATGCTTACTGCTTCTACTAGGTTGTAGTGTGGTATCTGGGGGAAGAGGTGGTGTACGACATGAGTTCCGATGTCATGGTGGATGCTGTTTATCCACCCGTAGTCTCTGTCCACTGTCGTCAGCCCTCCTCGCAGATAGTTCCATTCCTACGAGATGGAAGGAAGAAGGTGAAAGGTGATGATGCGAGCTAAAGGACAAGTAAGTCTCTACTTAAGTCGATTGCCGAGCAACATAACACCATGACTAAATTGTCTCCGCGAGGGTCAATTCGGAGGATTCACAACCCTGCCTGAATTAACTGTCTTGGAAAGCCGGCATGCATGTGGGAAGCCGGCCTTGTTCGCGTCAGATTTTGATGTTCGAGCCTCAACCTTCAACAAGAACAGTTGCTTTGACGAGGaatgcccctctctctctctctctctacttgtgTGTGTTGGGTAATGGGCCCTGGTGTGGTGGTACTAGCTAGCTAGTTGCTTTTAACCTGGGACGTTACTCGTTGCTTTGAATTTGGTTGACTTGCTCGGCACTTCTGTAGAGGATTGATTCCACATCATAACTTGATTTGTCAATCAATTGATGAGTGCCCCACCACCATCATAAGATGCTGAATTCACTACATATACATGTATGTCTGTATGCAACAACCTATATTGATAACTGGCCGGCCCATCACCATTATAAGATGTTGTCGTGTGCATATAACCTATAGAGCAGCTCACAAAAAAGATGAAAGAACCAACTGGACTGTCCTTGAGTTTTATGATGAGGGAGGGAAGCATCGTCTTACCTTGCCACGGTACCAGGGGAGCCTTTCGCGGTGGCCATGGTGGTGCAGGTAAGTAACCAGATCTAACCACATGATGAAGACCTGATCCAAGGAAGTTGGAgattactgcatcagatgcaatcGCAGGCCATGCTTTTGTAAGTTAATCGTCAACGTCGCATGGATATACTATGACTCACCAAGTGTGGTACGCCGTAGAATTTGAGCACCGCAACAGGGCCATACACCCAGGACAAAATGAGAAGCGATGCCACCATGGCTGACCAGCAGATGGTTGATACCATCACATCTTGTTTCTCCTCCGGATGAAACAGTTTGCTGTTGGGCAGGAAGTGAGAGCCTTCCTTCCCGGGGCTTCTCCACCACTGTCGGATCACAGCAACGAAGAAGAGATTTAAGTTCAAAGAATTGGCAAGGCCTGTCATCTCGGGTTAGACTCGGTGGACTCACCAGGTAGGCAGGGAAGGCAAACAAGGGGAAAGGTAACCTGAAACGCAACGTTCGGCTGGACGAAGCCATTCCCCTGTATGTCTTCTCGGTTAACTGAAACAAAGCACAAGTCAATTCCATTTGGCAAAGCAGATCGACTAATAATTTCATCGAAGGCCCCAATCTATGATGAGAAAGATTACTTGGGAGGGCAAAAAGAGTGGAGCGAGAATCTCAAGTATTGCAGGTGAATTCTTGCAAACTCCATAGCCAGACTCGAGCATCAAACTCTGGAGAGCTATCATGGATCCTATCGGGTTTAACATGCCATAAATGTCAGGATATGCTGTGATCCAAAGATCACGCATCTCTGACAATAGTCTGCCACAAATATCAATCATTCACCTTCAATCAATGACAACGCCATCCACACCTGTGGGGCTCGTTGTCAGTGACAGGAGCATGGATTGGACAACTCTACGATCTGCATCACCCTGCCCCTTAAACATGAATCCATCAAGTCCCTTGAACATGAATCCTTGATGATGGATTGGGTTGTTCATCGAGAAAATGTAATAATTCCCGgggtatttttttattcattttaatCAAAGAATATTCACAGTCAAGGAGTCCTGGGAGATATTACTGTATCTCCTGTCGACTAGTGACTGAACAATATATAATTAGCACTGTGGACTGAAGAAACATGTGAGAGCAGCGCCAAGTTCGCACGCTCCCATAGGAAGAGCGATGGATGATCGGTCATATTTACATACTGTGGCATAATTGTCACAAGTTCCCATGTCTCAAGGTCATATCCAGCAGAAAAGTTGAGACGgtgcagaggagagagagagagagagagagagagcagtgcaCAGGAAGGAGCGGAGAACAGCTTTAGTGTGGGCTATTTGCAAGTTGCTCGAAAAAGAGACTCGATCAAAGAAAAAAGACCGAGACAGGTCGAGCCACGGgtgcctttttcttcttctcgagGCAGAATCcaacccctctcttagtgctgtagGTGTCAGGCCCCATTCCAGCAAAAAAATAATTCCATTGCTGGATTTCCAACAATCTTGTGGTCGACCGTCGGCCTTAGACATGAAATGGAGTCCGACCATCTTCACTGACACGCTAATCAAAACTTGGTAGTGGGCTCAGCGTTCCTGAAACTAACAGCCTGGAACTCGTCCACTACTAGTTGGCTACAGAATGTTGGGAGTTGTCCTCCGGCAACCAGAGCTACCTCCTCTCAAGGAACTTCTAATCTTGTTCTAAATTGAACTGAACTGGAGATCCCAGTTTTCGATTCCGATTAT
Protein-coding regions in this window:
- the LOC135674848 gene encoding fatty acid desaturase DES3-like; this translates as MRLLYSFPRPRISLRYIWPWSWAVAAPKKMVAMAKKEAELVNGGEPQEKFESANRPPFKIGEVRAAIPSHCWVKDSWRSMSYVLRDVVVIAALALAAGHLNSWIFWHVYWLAQGTMFWAIFVLGHDCGHGSFSDSVRLNNVVGHLLHSAILVPYHGWRISHRTHHQNHGNVDKDESWHPLTEKTYRGMASSSRTLRFRLPFPLFAFPAYLWWRSPGKEGSHFLPNSKLFHPEEKQDVMVSTICWSAMVASLLILSWVYGPVAVLKFYGVPHLVFIMWLDLVTYLHHHGHRERLPWYRGKEWNYLRGGLTTVDRDYGWINSIHHDIGTHVVHHLFPQIPHYNLVEATKAAKPVLGKYYREPEKSGPLPLHLFGVLLRSLRVDHFVSDEGDVVYYQTDHQLYAGWQQKSH